One Sediminibacillus dalangtanensis genomic region harbors:
- a CDS encoding TIGR01777 family oxidoreductase, whose amino-acid sequence MMKKVILAGGTGFIGNYFKSRFEEKGYDVGIISRQPSYISWDDRDAIKEALEEAHLLVNLAGKSVNCRYHDKNKREILQSRIDTTTILGEAIKACDNPPPVWLNASTATIYRHAEDRPMTETNGEIGTGFSVDVAEKWEEVFFSFDLPNTRQAALRTAIVLGPGGGVMTPYLNLVKFGLGGVQGSGKQKFSWIHVEDLFQIVLFLQGRDDLSGVFNCAAPNPVSNRELMKRLRTEMNAPIGLPAPKWMLEMGAVLIRTETELVLKSRWVIPERLEQEGFQFRFDTLDKTIKDILQQNKRVGMPG is encoded by the coding sequence ATGATGAAAAAAGTGATCCTCGCAGGGGGAACAGGCTTTATCGGTAATTATTTCAAAAGTAGGTTTGAAGAGAAGGGATATGACGTAGGTATTATATCAAGACAGCCCTCTTACATATCATGGGACGACAGGGATGCCATCAAAGAAGCATTGGAAGAGGCGCATTTGCTCGTCAATCTGGCTGGTAAATCGGTCAACTGTCGTTATCATGATAAAAACAAGCGGGAAATCCTGCAATCAAGAATCGACACGACGACCATTCTCGGCGAAGCCATCAAGGCTTGTGATAACCCGCCGCCGGTTTGGCTTAACGCCAGTACCGCTACGATATACCGGCATGCGGAAGATCGGCCGATGACGGAAACAAACGGAGAAATAGGCACGGGCTTTTCTGTGGATGTGGCGGAAAAATGGGAAGAAGTATTCTTTTCTTTTGATTTACCGAATACAAGACAAGCTGCTCTCCGAACTGCTATCGTTTTAGGGCCAGGGGGAGGGGTGATGACTCCTTATTTAAATCTGGTGAAATTTGGTCTCGGCGGTGTCCAGGGATCTGGAAAGCAAAAATTCAGCTGGATCCATGTGGAAGATCTGTTTCAAATTGTCCTGTTTTTGCAAGGAAGGGATGACTTGAGCGGTGTCTTTAATTGTGCAGCCCCCAACCCCGTCAGCAATCGGGAGCTGATGAAGCGATTAAGAACGGAAATGAATGCCCCGATAGGTTTGCCAGCACCGAAATGGATGCTGGAAATGGGAGCGGTATTGATCCGGACGGAAACGGAACTCGTGTTAAAAAGTCGCTGGGTAATTCCAGAACGTTTGGAACAGGAAGGTTTTCAGTTCAGATTCGATACGCTTGATAAGACGATAAAAGATATTCTTCAGCAGAACAAACGTGTTGGAATGCCGGGTTAA
- a CDS encoding TetR/AcrR family transcriptional regulator, with product MYENESFQKLIKVTEEIISEKGCQKTTLNEIIQRSGLSKGAIYHYVKSKNELFVLVLKHQLEQVDKQFHTSIKEQKEAELGEPLRQTLKSFIHSKSSVSNQIFFYLISHQNKAEDQEILEEFQEAFFQHSVKWINAGQNRGPIPDTLDAEKISAFFTILGYGMRVQAMISEREELLSQEDVFQLMRSTLSNTPISFMDKNGFRQES from the coding sequence ATGTATGAGAATGAAAGCTTCCAGAAACTAATCAAAGTCACAGAAGAGATTATCTCTGAAAAAGGGTGTCAGAAGACAACGTTGAATGAAATCATACAGCGTAGCGGTCTTTCGAAAGGTGCAATCTATCATTATGTTAAAAGTAAAAATGAATTGTTTGTCTTAGTGTTGAAGCATCAATTAGAACAAGTTGATAAGCAGTTTCACACTAGTATCAAGGAACAAAAAGAAGCAGAATTGGGCGAGCCACTTCGCCAGACGTTAAAATCCTTTATTCATTCTAAGTCCAGCGTTTCCAACCAAATTTTCTTTTATTTGATAAGTCACCAAAATAAAGCAGAAGATCAAGAAATCTTAGAGGAATTCCAGGAAGCATTTTTTCAGCATTCCGTAAAGTGGATTAATGCAGGGCAAAATAGAGGACCGATACCTGATACATTGGATGCTGAAAAAATATCTGCCTTCTTCACTATTCTGGGGTATGGTATGAGGGTACAAGCTATGATATCTGAAAGGGAGGAGTTGTTATCCCAAGAAGACGTTTTTCAATTGATGAGGTCAACACTGTCCAACACGCCGATTTCATTTATGGATAAAAACGGATTCAGGCAGGAGTCATAG
- a CDS encoding class I SAM-dependent methyltransferase: MDTTRQNSNAWDQKVAEGSRYTKSVSSEIIEKSKAGEWEITVTTEKAVPRNWFPKRLVGMKILCLASGGGQQAPVLAAAGAEVIVTDISSKQLEQDRLVAERDGLSLCTVQGDMRDLSVFEDEYFDMIIHPVSNLFVDNIHPVWKEAARVLKNNGTLIAGFTNPLLFIFDDQQEQKGILDVRHPIPSSTLDQLPEGEVEDYIRSNQTIEYAHTMEEQIQGQIDAGFAIMGFYEDDFGGTRVLDQYIKTFIATKAVKLVL; the protein is encoded by the coding sequence ATGGACACTACACGGCAAAACAGCAATGCATGGGATCAGAAAGTAGCGGAAGGCTCGCGTTATACAAAATCAGTAAGTAGCGAAATCATTGAAAAGAGTAAGGCCGGTGAGTGGGAAATTACTGTAACAACGGAGAAAGCAGTACCTCGCAACTGGTTCCCGAAGCGCTTAGTGGGAATGAAAATACTTTGCCTTGCATCAGGTGGAGGGCAACAAGCCCCTGTACTTGCTGCTGCGGGTGCGGAGGTAATCGTCACCGACATATCAAGTAAGCAGTTGGAACAGGACCGGTTGGTAGCAGAACGGGACGGATTGTCGTTATGCACCGTGCAAGGGGATATGCGTGACTTAAGTGTCTTTGAGGACGAATATTTTGATATGATCATCCACCCTGTTTCCAATTTATTCGTGGATAACATCCATCCGGTGTGGAAAGAAGCGGCAAGGGTATTAAAAAACAATGGAACTCTAATCGCCGGATTTACGAATCCGCTGCTGTTTATTTTTGATGATCAGCAGGAACAAAAAGGGATTCTTGATGTGAGGCATCCCATCCCCTCTTCGACTTTAGATCAATTGCCTGAAGGAGAAGTAGAGGATTACATTCGTTCCAACCAAACCATTGAATATGCGCATACCATGGAGGAACAAATACAAGGGCAAATCGACGCCGGCTTTGCAATAATGGGTTTTTATGAAGATGATTTCGGAGGAACACGGGTTTTGGATCAATATATCAAAACGTTTATCGCGACCAAGGCAGTAAAACTCGTTTTGTGA
- a CDS encoding DUF2188 domain-containing protein, whose translation MKEYSVTPNKNAEGWYVKIEDVAPTDLYSKKDDAIAEAEKLASNDTPSRLMILDENHEIVEEKKY comes from the coding sequence ATGAAAGAATACAGCGTAACACCAAACAAAAATGCTGAAGGCTGGTATGTAAAAATCGAAGACGTAGCTCCGACTGATTTATACAGCAAAAAAGACGATGCAATTGCAGAAGCAGAAAAGTTGGCTTCAAACGATACACCAAGCCGACTGATGATTTTAGACGAAAACCACGAAATCGTGGAAGAAAAGAAATACTAA
- a CDS encoding Gfo/Idh/MocA family protein, with protein MKLKAGIIGCGSITRFRHAPEYKANPFIKEIVFYDRNPERAELLANQFAGSVAQSLDDLIADSTIDIISDCSSNEFHPNNTVKALLGGKHVLCEKPIALTLEGAEQIVQAQRTSKKKLMIDHNQRFTKAHQKARQLIERKELGEVLTFKTSFGHAGPERWGVNKTNSTWFFSKERSGLGVAGDLGIHKIDLLHYLLNDEINQVSAFQGSLDKTGITGEPIEVCDNLVCTLKTAGGRIGTASFSWTYYGEEDNSTIIYLTGGMIKIYHDKEYPLIVMEKDGAVAKYQLETIQTNDKQTNSGVIDSFVESVLHNQEPPVTGEDALVSLKVILGIVKAAETATVVQVNQRVGKVETKKV; from the coding sequence ATGAAGTTGAAGGCAGGCATTATTGGCTGCGGATCGATTACCAGGTTTCGCCATGCCCCCGAGTACAAAGCGAATCCATTTATTAAGGAAATTGTCTTTTATGATCGAAATCCCGAAAGGGCAGAGCTCCTGGCCAATCAATTTGCAGGATCGGTTGCTCAATCGTTGGACGACTTGATAGCAGATTCGACGATCGACATTATTAGCGATTGTTCCTCGAACGAATTTCATCCTAACAATACCGTTAAAGCGTTACTAGGCGGAAAGCATGTTCTTTGTGAAAAACCGATCGCATTAACCCTTGAAGGAGCAGAACAAATTGTCCAGGCGCAGAGAACGTCTAAGAAGAAATTGATGATCGATCATAACCAGCGCTTTACGAAGGCACATCAAAAAGCCAGACAGTTAATAGAGCGTAAAGAACTTGGAGAAGTCCTTACTTTTAAAACGAGCTTCGGCCATGCAGGACCTGAACGATGGGGGGTTAATAAAACGAATTCCACCTGGTTTTTTTCCAAGGAGCGTTCCGGCTTGGGAGTTGCCGGCGATTTAGGGATTCATAAAATCGATTTGCTGCATTATCTGTTGAATGATGAAATAAATCAGGTAAGTGCCTTTCAAGGTTCTTTAGATAAAACAGGCATTACAGGGGAACCGATAGAGGTGTGCGACAATCTTGTCTGCACCTTGAAAACAGCCGGCGGGCGCATTGGGACGGCTTCTTTTTCCTGGACCTACTATGGCGAAGAGGATAACAGCACGATTATTTATCTGACGGGTGGAATGATAAAAATCTACCATGACAAGGAGTACCCGCTAATTGTCATGGAAAAAGATGGTGCAGTAGCCAAGTATCAATTGGAAACCATCCAGACCAATGATAAGCAAACGAATAGCGGTGTAATCGATTCTTTTGTGGAGAGTGTCCTTCATAACCAGGAACCACCTGTTACCGGAGAAGATGCACTTGTTTCATTAAAGGTCATCCTGGGTATCGTGAAAGCGGCAGAAACAGCGACGGTTGTTCAGGTTAACCAACGAGTAGGTAAAGTAGAAACCAAGAAGGTATAA
- a CDS encoding ABC transporter permease, whose product MASPAIKQESTEMSNKNRHLSWLWSEYSVIIAFVVIFVLASLLNPRFLDVNNQLNILMQVSIIGIVALGMTIVMLSGGIDLSVGSVLALVGVVSILSLNATGSILLAIVTAFIVGSFAGLLNGLMVAKGRIASFIATLGMMAGARSIALYIADGGSISGEVSSFTVIANSELWIIDYPIIIFLVMTGLVYVLMQKTRFGRYVYAIGSNEKAALLSTIRVDRVKIGVYSLAGLLVSIAAIIETSRLNSISSSSSGQAYELDAIAAVIIGGTRMTGGRGKVLGTFFGVLILGILNNMMNLMNVSPHLQGFVKGLIIIVAVVFQKRE is encoded by the coding sequence TTGGCTAGTCCAGCAATCAAACAGGAAAGTACAGAAATGTCGAACAAAAACAGGCACTTGTCCTGGCTCTGGTCCGAATATAGTGTAATCATTGCTTTTGTGGTCATTTTTGTCCTGGCATCCTTGTTAAATCCCCGATTTCTAGACGTGAATAATCAATTGAATATTCTGATGCAGGTCTCGATTATCGGCATCGTCGCCTTAGGGATGACCATCGTCATGCTTTCGGGTGGTATTGACTTGTCAGTCGGCTCCGTCCTGGCACTTGTCGGGGTCGTTTCGATTTTGTCCCTGAATGCGACAGGAAGTATCTTGTTAGCAATCGTGACAGCATTTATAGTCGGATCATTTGCGGGTCTGTTGAATGGACTGATGGTCGCCAAGGGGAGGATTGCTTCGTTTATTGCCACTTTGGGTATGATGGCGGGGGCGAGATCGATTGCGCTCTATATTGCTGACGGTGGCAGTATCTCTGGAGAGGTATCCAGCTTCACGGTGATAGCAAACAGCGAATTATGGATCATCGATTATCCAATTATCATTTTTTTAGTAATGACAGGCCTTGTTTACGTGTTGATGCAAAAGACGCGATTTGGCAGGTATGTTTATGCGATTGGGAGCAATGAGAAGGCGGCTCTGTTATCCACTATACGTGTCGACCGTGTCAAAATAGGTGTCTACAGTTTGGCAGGTCTCCTCGTAAGTATTGCGGCAATCATTGAAACGTCGAGGCTGAACTCCATATCTTCCTCCAGCTCCGGTCAGGCTTATGAGTTGGATGCAATCGCCGCGGTCATTATCGGAGGGACGAGGATGACAGGTGGGCGAGGGAAGGTTCTTGGGACGTTTTTCGGCGTTTTGATTCTCGGTATTTTGAACAACATGATGAACTTGATGAATGTATCACCACATTTACAGGGATTTGTAAAGGGCTTGATCATCATCGTCGCAGTAGTTTTCCAAAAGCGGGAATAG
- a CDS encoding sugar ABC transporter ATP-binding protein, translated as MSGNYVLEMENIDKSFNRVSVLKQAGIRLEQGEIHALLGENGAGKSTLMNILGGIFPADKGTIKVNGEQVEIIDPRISQQLGISFIHQELNVVADLKVYENMFLGVERRNRFGLLKVEEMCRKTNEVLAELGVEIDPKAYVRQLDASYKQLIEIARALLQDSKIIIMDEPTTALTEHEVYRLFALMKNLKAANVSIIYISHKLKEIQEICDRYTVLRDGKVVGSGRMADQSLDAITKLMVGRSVSEEHLIQQHEPGREMLNVTGLTSPGLFRGIHFALRAGEILGFTGLAGDGRTELFESIFGFRKKYSGSIEVEGHPVQINHPKQALQAGIGFVPKDRKENAIIKDLSVYHNISISSLSHFERFGFLQPSREKSRFHRFKESLNIKVHDPRVTIDKLSGGNQQKVVLAKWLEVDTPILVFDNPTQGIDIGAKREIYQLIARLAEQGKAIIILSSEAPEILKICHTIHVMYQGEITAKLKRDQASEDEIMKYATGSKREVEHIG; from the coding sequence ATGAGCGGTAATTATGTATTGGAAATGGAAAATATCGATAAATCCTTTAATCGTGTTTCTGTTCTCAAACAGGCCGGTATCCGTTTGGAACAGGGAGAAATACATGCTCTGCTAGGGGAAAATGGAGCCGGTAAATCAACCTTGATGAATATTTTGGGAGGCATTTTTCCTGCTGACAAAGGCACGATCAAGGTGAACGGTGAGCAAGTAGAGATAATCGACCCGCGAATCTCACAGCAGCTCGGCATTAGTTTCATTCACCAGGAATTAAATGTAGTAGCGGATTTGAAAGTGTATGAAAACATGTTTTTAGGGGTGGAAAGAAGGAACCGGTTCGGGCTGCTGAAGGTAGAAGAAATGTGCCGGAAGACGAACGAGGTCCTTGCCGAACTAGGTGTGGAAATCGACCCAAAGGCCTATGTTCGCCAGTTGGATGCTTCCTACAAGCAATTGATCGAGATTGCCAGGGCTTTGCTTCAGGATTCCAAAATCATCATCATGGATGAGCCGACTACAGCTTTGACGGAGCATGAAGTCTATCGGTTGTTTGCATTAATGAAAAATTTAAAAGCAGCAAATGTTTCGATTATTTATATTTCCCATAAGTTGAAAGAAATCCAAGAAATTTGCGATCGTTATACGGTTTTACGGGATGGAAAAGTAGTCGGCTCAGGCCGGATGGCTGACCAAAGCTTGGATGCCATTACAAAGCTGATGGTCGGCAGATCTGTGTCGGAAGAGCATTTAATTCAACAGCATGAACCAGGAAGGGAAATGCTCAACGTAACAGGGTTGACAAGCCCTGGTCTTTTCCGTGGCATACATTTTGCACTGCGTGCTGGAGAAATTCTTGGTTTTACCGGGCTGGCCGGTGATGGACGTACAGAGTTGTTTGAAAGTATTTTTGGATTCAGAAAGAAATATTCCGGCAGTATAGAGGTAGAAGGGCATCCTGTTCAAATTAACCATCCTAAACAGGCATTGCAGGCTGGAATTGGATTTGTACCAAAAGACCGAAAAGAGAATGCTATTATAAAAGATTTAAGTGTCTACCACAACATCAGTATATCTTCTCTATCCCACTTTGAGCGGTTTGGTTTCCTTCAACCGAGTCGGGAAAAGTCCCGATTTCATCGATTCAAAGAATCATTGAATATAAAGGTGCATGATCCCAGGGTGACCATCGATAAGCTTTCCGGAGGCAATCAGCAAAAAGTTGTCCTGGCAAAATGGCTGGAGGTTGATACTCCCATTCTCGTCTTTGACAACCCGACCCAGGGGATCGATATCGGAGCAAAACGGGAAATCTATCAATTAATCGCCCGGTTAGCTGAACAGGGCAAAGCGATCATCATTCTATCATCCGAAGCGCCGGAAATTCTCAAAATCTGTCACACTATTCATGTGATGTACCAAGGGGAGATCACGGCAAAATTGAAACGGGACCAAGCGAGCGAGGATGAAATCATGAAATATGCCACCGGATCAAAAAGGGAGGTAGAACACATTGGCTAG